The genomic window TGATGCTGGTCAGATCTCTGGTCATCACCGGCGTCTAGGGAGTCCCGACATGCCGAGCTGGCCCGTGCAGGATGCCAAGGCGCGATTCAGCGAGTTCCTGGACGCCTGCGTGGCCGACGGCCCCCAGGTGGTCACCCGGCGCGGCGTCGAGACCGCCGTGCTCGTGCCCATCGAACGGTGGCGCAGGCTCCAGGCGGCGGCCCGGCCGTCGCTGAAACAGTTGCTCATGACGGATACCGCACGCACCGAGACGCTGACGCCGGAGCGGGCCAAACCGCGCCGGCGCCCAGGCATGCCACTCCGGTAGCAGATCGTGGACTTGCTGGACACCAATGCCGTCTCCGAGCTCCGCAAGCCTCGCCCTCACGGCGCCGTCGTGGCCTGGCTCAACTCGGTCGATGGCTCGGCGGCCGATGGCTGGCTGCCTCTCGGAGAGACGGGCACCGGCACGGGTGATGATCGCGTGATCGTGCCGCTTGGCGGCGGAGGATACGGATGGGACCTGAGGAACGAGCGATCCGTGAGTTGCACTCGACCTGGATCGAGGCCGTCAACGCCGGCGATCTCGGCCGGTTGCTCACCATGATGGCGGACGATGTCGTGTTCCTCAGCCCGGGGCAGGCGCCGGCGGGCCGGGATGGATTCGCCACCGTTCTCCCGGCCGCCCACCAGCGGGCCCGGATCCGCTGCGTCAGCGAGTTGGAGGAGGTCGCGGTCGTCGGCGAGGTCGCCTATGCGAGGAGCCGGGACTCGCTCTCCGTGACCCCGCGCGCCGGCGGAGACGCGATGCGGCTCGCCGGCGATCGCCTCACGGTCTACCGCAAACACCCCGACGGCCGCTGGCTCCTGGCCCGCGATGCCCACACGTTGACCCCGGTGCAGTCGCCGAGCTCGTGAGGGGGCCATCCTCGGCGATGGGGGACAAGGGCCGGCTGCCGCGATGGATCGGTGGGCGGGCCTTCGAACGGTAAAGGCTCTGCGGAACCATACCCGGCGTGCAGGGGGGCATGACGGGATCAACGTCGCCTGGTTCGATGATGCTCGCCTCTCGGGGCCGCTCGGCGAGCGACGCATTGGCATCAGGTTGAGGACGATTTCGAGCGTATCGACGGCCGATCGGGAAGCCCCCCTTGGGAGCCGGCTCCGCCCGGCGACCGGGGCGGACCTCGGCCGACACGGCTCACCCGGTCGCCGGGCGGAGCCGGCTCCCACGCGGAGAGGCAATCGACGGCTTGACCCGATGCCCAAGGGGCCGCTCGCCGAGCGGCGCACCCGGGCGGTGTCCGGGCGGTGGACCGCCGCGACCGCTCCCGGGGGCCCGACGTCGCCAGGCGCGGGCCGCAAGGTGCGGCGGAGCATCCGGGCGACGGACGGCCGCGCCAGCCCGGCGGCCGCCCGCATCGCGGAGTTCTCGGGTTGGCGAGCGGCCCGAGCCGCTCGAAGCGGACGGTCGGGTCGGGGGCAGGGTCCCGCCCCTCGCCCGGCCGACCTCGCATCCGGGGCGACTCGCCCCCGTCGGTCGGCCCGTGGCGGATGCCGGAGACGCTCCCCGTCATGGGGCGGCCGGAGCGTCGCGGGGAGGCGTCGGCGATGCGGGTGCGATGACATTCGCCGGCGGCGGCGGGACGCACCTTGCCCGACGCCGCCGACTCCTCTATACTGAACCACATGGTTCAGTATTCCCCGGAACGCCTCAACGCCTCCTTCGCCGCCCTCGCCGACGCCACCCGCCGTGGCGTCCTCGACGAGCTCGCGCGCGGCGACGCCTCCATCACCGCCCTCGCCGGCAAGTTCGGGATGACCCTCACGGGCATGAAGAAGCACGTCGGCGTGCTCGAGCTGGCGGGCCTCGTGACCACCGAGAAGGTCGGCCGCGTGCGCACGTGCCGCATCGGCCCGGGCCGACTCGAGGAGGAGATGGAGTGGATCGCGCGTTACCGGCGGGTGTGGGACGCGCGCTTCGAGGCGCTGGACGGCGTCATCGACGAACTCAAACGCGAGGAGAAGGCCCGTGGCCGCAGGAAACGAAAGTGATGCTCGTCGCACGACGGTGCAGAGGAAGTCCGAGCGCGAGGTCGTCGTCACGCGGACGTTCGACGCGCCCGCGCGGCTCGTCTTCGAGGCGTGGTCCAGGCCCGAGCTGTTCCGGAAGTGGTGGGTGCCCCGCTCCATGGGCATGACGCTCCGCTCGTGCGAGATGGACGTGCGCACCGGCGGCGGATACCGCCTGGTGTTCGGCGACGATCCCGCGAACACGATGGCGTTCTTCGGCAAGTACCTCGAGGTGGTGCCGAACGAGCGCATCGTCTGGACGAACGAGGAAGGCGGCGACGGGGGATCCGTCACCACCGTGACGTTCGAGGAGCGCGACGGCCGGACGTTGCTCGTCCTGAGCGAGCTGTATCCCACGAAGGAGGCGCTCGACGCGGCCGGCACCGGCGCGCAGGACGCGATGCACGAGACGTTCGGGCAGCTCGACGAACTGCTCGCCGAGCTGGCCGCGCGTTGACCTGGCCCTCGGCGAAGCCGTGGGGAGTTGGAAAGAGGGCGATCGCCAGAGTGGATCATCGCTCGTACTTCGTTGCGCGGCCGGGCCGCCATCCCTCTCCCTCGCCCGCTCGCGGGAGAGGGGCGGGGTGAGGGTCCTCGATCGCCTCGACCCTCGCGGGGCCGCGTCGATCTCCGGCTGGCCGCGGCGGCCGAGGCATCGGGCCTCGGTCTGCGGGCGAGGGCTCACCCCGCCCTCACCCCGCCCCTCTCCCGCCGAGCGGGAGAGGGAGATGTCCTCGATCGTCGGCCTCGGTTGGCGCAACGAATATGCCCGGCGCGATCTCTCGTCAACGCCGACGGAAACAGCCTGTTTTCAACACATCAGTGAAACCATTCCCCATGGTTGCCCGGTCGAGACCGCCGTACGCGTGATGTCGCACAGATTCCGTGCGAGTGCTTCGGTACCGGTCGGAGGATATCGGGCCTACCATCCGGGCGGGTCGCGGGGCGGGCCGGTCGGAGGAATCGCCGTCGCCGGCCTCCGCGGCGATCCATCCGGGTCAATCCGGGCGGATCTATCTGGGCCATCCGCCTTTCGGAGTCCATCTGGGCCGTCCACCTATTACCCCGGCGAGGAAGAAGATCACGTTGTGCGGGTCCCGAGGCTCTCACACCCCTCGGTGAGGGGCGGGCCGGATTCGATTCCCCCCTTACGAAGGGGGGATACAGGGGGGTATTCGACCGCCTCGGCCTGAGGAATCCACCCCCTCCCACTCCCCCTTCGTGAGGGGGAGAGCCGGATTGGCTCCCCCTGCCGGGGGATGAACAGCACTTCCGGTAGCCGGAGCCCGACCTCCTTTCTCGCCGGGGTAATATCGGGCCTTCGAAGGTGGGTGGCCCCTTTCGGGTCGCTTCTTTCTCGCCGGGGTAATATCGGGCCTTCGAAGGTGGGTGGCCCCTTTCGGGTCGCTTTCGGCCCCTTTCGGGGCGCCCCTTTCGGCCCCTTTCGGGTCCCCGATCCGCCTCGATTTCGGGCGTCGTGAAAGCGGCGGGCCTGGGCGCGGGATCGTGTTGGGTGAAAGCTGCGAAATTTCGCGCGCTCGTTCTCCAATAAACCCTCATCCTCGACGCGGAGGCTCCCGACGATGACGACCGAGGCCCAGATCCTCGCGAACAGGCGGAATGCATCGCTCTCGACGGGCCCGAAGACGAGGCGGGGCAAGGCCCGCTCCCGGCGGGAAGGGTACGGGCCGGGGGCACGGAGTCAGGGGGCGGCGATCACGGAGGCGGGCCGGGCGGATCCGCGGTGGATCGAGGAGCGGGCGGCGGGATTCCTCCGGGCGGCGTACTCGGGCGCGAGCGAGGAGGAGAAGGCGATGCGGAAGAGGGCCGCCGAGCTGGCCCGGAAGATCGGGGAGGCGGAGCGGGCCGTGGCGGCGTACCTCGAGCGGGCCGGCCGCATCGTGGAGGATCGACGCAGGGCGGCGGAGGCGGGGGGACCCGGGCGGGTGCTGGAGTTGAGCCGGCGGCTGATGGCGTGGGAGCAGTCCGCCGCCGCCGACTCGTCCGACGGGGCCGGGCGCATCCTGGGCGAGCTGGAGGGCTCGCGAGCGGGCCGGGCGTGGCTGATCCGGACCTGGCGGTGGATCCGCGAGTGGCTCGGGCGGAAGGGCCGGTTCGGGGTGATGGATCGGTATCGGCTGGTGCGGGCGCTCGGCCACGACCCGATCCACGTGGCGAGGCTCCCGCGGGTCCGCGAGGTCTTCGCGGCGCTGAATGCCCTGGACCCGCGGGGCGGGCTCGATGGCGAGGCGTTCTTCGCCCGGGCGAGGGAGCTCGCCGCGGGATGCGACCCGATGGCCCGCGACTCGCTGGCCTGGCGCGAGGCGGCCGGGACGTTCGCGTCGGCGGAGGAGGCCCGCGCGTTCCTGCTAAACCTGGTGGACGAGCGAGTCCGCCGGCTGGAGGCCCTCCAGGCCGCGTCGGACGCCGAGCCGGCCGGCCGCGAGGCCCTCGCGGTGATGGCGGCGGTGGAGGGCCTGCGCCGCGAGGTCGAGGCGATGGGCCGGGAGCTCCTCCGGGTCGTGGAGGACCTGCAGCGGATGCGGAAGGGAGGGCCGCGGGCGGTTGAGGGCGACGCGATCCGGCCGGCGGCTGCCTCGGGGCCCGAGGTGAGGTCGCGGCAGGGAGAAGGCGGGACGGCGAAGCGGCTCCGTCCCGCGTGGCGCGGACGCGGACGGACGCCGTGCCGGGGTCACGGGGGCCGTGGCGGGGGCGCAGCGACGCCGCGGTCGAGCGGGGCTTCGCCCCCGGCGGCCGTCCCCGAGCCGTGGCGATCCCGTGGCGTCGCTGCGATCCCGCCGCGGCCACCCGGAGGGGCGAGGATCGGGGCCGGCTTCGTGCCGTCGTTGGAGTGTCGAGTCACGGCTCCTCGAACTGGAGCGGCGCCGGTGTGGCCGGTCGAGAAAGGAAGTAAGGCGTTTCGGGGTGGAGACTTGGGGGTCGGGATTCGAAGCGGGTCGCGCGACGAGCGAACCCAAGCTCGGGCCGCGACGGGGGGGCGGATCGATGGGCCGGGGGAGGGGCCTCGCGTGCATCCCGCCGGGCCGACGAGGCGGGGCAGGAGGGGCCGACTCCGGCTGAGATTGACGGGGGCGGCGATTCCTACAAGACTCGTAAACGCGAGCGGGGGCGGGAAAGGGCGGGGGCCCTCCCTTCCGCGGTGGCGCCTGGCCACGCGGCGGGCGGGGCCGGTCGAGTCGAGGAGAGCCATGAGCCAACCTTTCGAGCTTGAGCAGGCGGCGGCCGTCGCGGCGGTCCGACGGGCCGCTCGCCTCTGCCAGGCGGTCCGCCGGGGGATCCGCCCGGAGGTGCTGGACAAGAAGGACAAGAGCCCGGTGACGGTGGCCGACTTCGGCAGCCAGGCGCTCGTCTGCCGGGCCCTGCTGGAGTCCTTCCCGGAGGATCCGGTCATCGCCGAGGAGGACTCCGCGGAGCTCCGCCAGGCGTCGAACGCGGCGGTCCTCGGGCAGGTCGTCGCGCACGTCCGGGGCGTCGGCGGGGGCGAGTCGCTGGTCGACGCGACGGCCGAGGACGTCTGCGGCTGGATCGATCGCGGCGGGACGGCCGAGTATCGCGACCGCTTCTGGACGATCGACCCGATCGACGGCACCAAGGGCTTCCTCCGCAACGAGCAGTACGCCGTCGCGCTGGCCCTGGTCGTCGGGGGCAGGGTCGTGGTGGGGGCGCTCGCGTGCCCGAACCTGGCGGTGCGGGGGGAGGGGGGGCCAACCGGCGGCGTCGGGGTGGTCTTCACCGCCGTCCGCGGCGGGGGGGCCTTCGCATTCCCGCTCGATGAGGCGATTGCCATGGAGCCGGTGCCGATCCGCGTGAATGCGGCGGACGACCCCGCGGCGATGCGGTTCTGCGAGTCCGTGGAGTCGGGCCACAGCGCGCACGGGGACGCGGCGGCCATCGCCGCGAAGCTGGGGATCGCGGCCCCGCCGATCCGGATGGACAGCCAGGCCAAGTACGGCGTCGTCGCCCGGGGCGAGGCGGACGTCTACCTCCGCATGCCCACCCGCGCCGACTACCGGGAGAAGATCTGGGACCACGCCGCCGGGGCGCTCGTCATCGAGGAGGCGGGGGGCGTCGTCACCGACGTCGCCGGCCGTCCGCTCGAATTCCGGCATGGCCGGGAGCTGTCCGCCAACCGCGGCGTCGTCGCCACCAACGGCCGGATCCACGACCGCGTCATCCGGGCCATCGCGGACCTCGGCCTGGCACCGGGCGCTTGAAGATCGCCCGCCGCGAGCTATAACGGAGTGTGGGGGGATCCTCCCGCCCGTCACGCCACCGAGCCCACCGGCCTGCCCGCCAATCTTCGCCCGATCGAGACACCGAACGGGACGGCCTCCGCCCGGCCGAGTGCCGCGTTGCCTCGCACCGTCTCGCGCGGCCCGGGCATGACTGGCCGGCGAACCACCGGTGGCCAGTCGCCAGGACCAGTCTTTCGGGACAGAGAAGAACTGGCCGACGGCTGGCCGCCGGCCCCCCAGGGACGTCCCGCGCGGGCATTTCGACGACGGCCGTCGGCCGCGTCAGCGGCCCGCCGGCTGGGTGCTCGTGAGGGGCGACGGCGAGGCATCCTGCATGTTCGCCCCGAACGGGGAGAGCGGGGCGGGCGAGGGCGCCGCGGCACCGGCGGGGGCGGCCCCGCTCCTCTCCAGCGTCGGGGCGGTCGGGAGCTGGACGGGCTCGCGACCGAGCTTCTCCCGATTGTGCCGCAGGTGATTCCCCGTGCACCCCGTGACCAGCGCGAGGGTCGCGCCCAGCACAGCCATCCGGGCCGTGGTTTTCATCGGACTTCTCCTCCGTGAATGCGTGATCGCCGCGGGCCGCTCGAGTTCGGACGTGGCGGTACGCGACGCCTGGCGACGCCCCCAGCATATCGCCGGCGGCGGATCTGGAAACCCGAATCCGGCTGGCGGGATCGCGCGCGGGGGGCGAAGATGGCGTGCGGCCGACTTCCGCGGGGGCCGGCCCCGCCCGTCGAGGACCTTCGGGAGTTCCCTCATGAGTCGTCCCTGGCCGTTCGCGGACCCCGAGGACACGGTGGTGATCACGCTCGACCGCATCCTGCGGGGGGCGTCGCCGCTGCTGCTGGTGACGCACGACCGCGACGACGGCGCCTGGCAGTTCCTCGACGGCGAGCACGTCTTCGAGGAGGACGGCGTCGCGGTGAGCCTCGCCGAGATGGTCGCGTTCGACCCCGGCCTGGAGTCGCTCGCCGACCTCCCCGCGGGCTGGCGGGCGTGGCGCGACCGCCCCGGCGAGCCCTGGCGACGCGCCGAGGGGGACCTGGGCGACGACCCGGGCCCCGAGGCGGGCTCGGCCGGGCCCGAGGCGGAGGAGTCGACCGACCCGGCGGACAGCCCGGACCCGATGGCCTCGCGGAACATCGAGATCAAGGCGACGGTGCCCGACTACGACGCGATGCGGGCGGCGATCGAGTCGCTCGAAGACGTGGAGGGCCCGGCGGAGGTCCTCGACCAGGAGGACATCTTCTACGAGGTGCCGGGCGCCCGGCTCAAGCTGCGGATCTTCCACGAGGGGGCGGGCGAGCTGATCCGCTACGAGCGCAGCGACGTCGCCGGGCCGAAGGCGTCGTGCTACGAGATCGCACCGACCTCCGCGCCGGCGACGATGAAGTCGATCCTCGGCCGCGTCCTCCCGGTGCGCGGGGTCGTCCGCAAGGAGAGGCGGCTCTACCGGATCGGCCCGACGCGGATCCACCTCGACCGCGTGGAGGGGCTGGGCGACTTCCTCGAGCTCGAGGTCGTCCTCCGCCCCGACCAGCCGGACCTGGAGGGCGCCCTCGTCGCCGAGGAGCTGCTCACGCGCCTCGGCATCGACGAGTCCCAGCTCATCAGCACCGCCTACATCGACCTGATCGTCGAGGGCGGCGAGGCCGACGGCGGATGAAACTGGCGATCGCCTTCGCGATCCTGGGGCTCGCCATGGCGACGCTCGCCGCGGGGATGGGCGCCCGGGCCTCGGGCGGGCGGTGGCTGGCCTTCGGCCTGGAGGCTTACCTCGCGGCGTGCTTCCTGGCGTTGTCGGCGATTTACGCGGCCCGCGCGGCCGGCGTGGAGGTCGAGCGGATCCTGGCCAGGTCCCGGTGGTCGCCGCTCCTGCGGGCGGTCCTCCTGCCGTACCTCGCGACGGGCGTGATCGCCCTCCTCGTGGCGCGTGGGCTCGGCCTTGGAAGCCCCTTCCGGCCCGTGGCGCCGGGGCTGTACGCGGGGCGGATCCCGTTCCCGGACGAGCGCGGCCGGCTGCGGGAGGCGGGGATCGACGCGGTGCTCAACCTCTGCTGGGAGTTCCCGGGGCCCTCCGGCCCGGCCGCGGGGACGGGGATCGCGACGGCCCGCGTGCCGATCCTCGACGGCGTCCCGCCCACGGACGCCCAGTTCCGCGAGGCGCTAGAATATGTGGAACGGTGGCATGCCGCGTGGCGTCGCGTGCTCATCCACTGCGCCCAGGGGCACGGCCGGACCTCGACGATCGTCGCCGCGGCGCTCGTCCGGCTCGGCCTGGCGGAGGGCGGGGACGAGGCGCTCGCGAGGGTCGCCGCCGCGAGGCCGGGCGCGCGGCCCTCGCCCTCGCAGAAGGCGGCGCTCGACCGCTACCTCTCGGGATCCACCCCCGACGCGCGCGGCCGGCCGCGGGGCTCGTGAAGGCCCGACGGCCGGCGGCCGCCACGCCCGCGATCCCGCCGGCCCGGAGGTCGGCGGCTTGACACGGCCCGTCCCGCTGGCGGATAGTCGGTCTCCTACAATCGTACGACTAATCCCTTCGTTCACGGAGGATGGTCCGATGCGCCGCCATCGCCGGGGGTTCACGCTGATCGAGCTGATGGTCGTCATCGCGATCATCGCGATCCTGATCGGGCTCCTGCTGCCGGCGGTGCAGGCGGCCCGGGAGGCGGCCCGCCGCGCGCATTGCATCAACAACCTCAAACAGATCGGCCTGGCCCTGCACAATTATGAGACGGTCGTCGGGGCGCTGCCGATGGCGATCTCGCTGAGGGGGAGCGGCACCACGACGGCCTTCCAGACGGGGTGGAGCGCCCTGGCCCGCATCCTGCCGTTCCTGGACGGCGGGCCGCTGTTCAACGCGGCCAACCTGTCGGTCTCGAAGGAGGACCCGCCGAACGCGACGGTCATCTCCTCGAGCGTGGCCGCGTTCATCTGCCCGAGCGAGGTGAAGCCGGCGCCCTCGATGCACGACTACGGCGTCGCGGGCATCGCGAACTACGGCGTCAACCAGGGGGACTGGTTCGTCTGGGGCGGCTTCAACGGCCCCGGGAACCGGTCGGCCTTCGAGGCGAACCGGAGCCGCCGCCTCGCCGAGTTCACCGACGGCCTCGGCCAGACGCTCTTCGCCGCGGAGGTGAAGGCGTACCAGGCGTCGGCGAACTGCCGGCACGTCACGCTGCCGTCGGTGAACGACCCGCTCCACATCCCGGGCCCGGACGCCGACCCGTACGCCGTCGCCCCGGAGTACGACAACGGCACGTGCGTCACCCAGAACCAGTCCGAGTTCCACACCGAGTGGTCCGACGGCAACGTCCACGCGGCGGGGTTCACCACGGCCTGGCCCCCCAACAAGGCCGTCATGGGGCGGGCCGCCTACGAGGGGCTCGACCTGGACCTGAACGGGCGGAACGAGGAGGACGGCGGGCCCACCTTCGCGGCGATCAACGCGAGGAGCTATCATCCCGGCGGCGTCAACGCGTTGATGGGGGATGGAGGGGTCCGCTTCGTCAAGGGCACGATCAGCGGCATGACCTGGCGGGCCCTCGGCACCCGGAGCGGCGGCGAGGTGGTCGGCGCGGACGCATACTGAGATGTCGGGCGATCGATTGGCCCGCGGAGTGGGGTGCCGTGATGAGTCCCATCGCCTTCCTCGTCGTGCTGCCCGCTCTGCTCGGCGAGCCCCGCCAGGCGGAGGCCGCGGCCCCGACGCTCTCGCGGACCTTCGCGCTCGACGACGTCCGCGGGCCGGCGGACCGGACGGGCATCGCGGGGCGGATCGATCACATGGCGTACGACCCCGCGACCGCCAGGCTGTTCGTCGCCTGCGTCGCCAACGGCACGCTCGAGGTCATCGACCTGGACGCGGGCACCAGGGCGGGGACGATCCGCGGGCTGAAGGAGCCCCAGGGGGCCGCCGTGGCGGGCGATTCGGTCTACGTCACGACGGGGGCCGACGGCCGGCTGAATCGGTTCGACGCCCGCACGCTGGCGGCGCGGGGATCGGCGGCCGTGGGCGACGACGCGGACAACGTGCGGCTCGCGCCCGACGGCCGGCTCTGGGCGAGCTTCGGCGGCGGGGGCCCCGGCGGGATCGCCCCGTTCGACCCGTCCACCCTGGCGGGCGGCCCCAGGCTCGGCCTGCCGCGGATGCCGGAGGGGTTCCAGGTCCACGCGTCCGGCGCGGCGATCTTCGCGAACCTGCCCGCCGGCAAGCGGTCCACGGCGGACGGCTCGGTGGTCGGCCTGAAGCTGCCGTCCGGCGAGCGGCTCTGGGAGCGGAAGCTGTCCGGCCGCGCGGGGAACTTCCCCATGGCGCTGGACCCGGCCCGCGATCGGGTGTTCGTGGTCTCGCGGGTGCCGGCCCGGCTCATCGTCCTGGACGCCCGCGACGGCTCGATCCTCGGCGAGGCGGAGTGCCCCCCGCAGTCGGACGACCTCTTCCTCGACCCGCGATCCGGCCTGGTCGCCGTCATCGGAGGCGGCACGCTGCCGTCCGGGGAGGAACCCGGCGGCGCGGGGGCCTCGCTGGACCTGTTCGCGGTCGACGCGGCGGGCCGCCCCGCCCGCGTGGGCGCGACGCCTTTGCCGCCGCATACTCGGACGGGCAAGCTCGTCGAGGGCCGTCGGGCCCTCTACGTCGGCGTGCCGATGGCGAAGGGCCGGCCGGCGGAGGTCCGCGAGTACCGGCTGCCGGATCGCCCCGCGACGCCCTGATCGCCGCCCGGATCACCGCCTCGGGATGATCCAGCATGAGTCATGAAATTGCATGCCGATGTGGGGATAATACTCGCGGGCCTTCGGCGCGGCGAGGAGGATGAGCGTGGTCTTGGGGCCCGCCGCCTCGTGCGTCAGCCGGATCAGCTCCCGGCCGATCCCCCTCCGCTGGTAGGCGACGTCCACGGCCAGGTCGGACAGGTACGTGCAGAACTGGAAGTCGGAGAGGGCCCGCGAGATCCCCACCAGCCGGCCGCCGTCGCGCGCGGTGATGATGACGTCGGCCTTCTCCAGCATCCCGAGGATCGCCCCCGGGTCGTCCACCGGACGCCGCTCGGCGAGAGTCGAGCGCACCAGGACGTCGACGAAGTCCGCGGGGGTCAGGTCGGGGTAGCTCTCGCGCTGGTAGGTCAGGTCCATCTCGGTTGCGTCTCGCATGTGGATGAATGTCTCCCCGGGACGAACGGGGTAAGGCCGCGTGGCCTCGTGTCGCACGCCTCGGATGAGATCGCGAATCGGCCGGGGGCCGTCTCGCCGAGCCGACCGGGTTCCGGGTGGCCGGGGAGGAGCCGCAGGCGACGTCCCGAGACCGCCTGGGCGAGCGGAAAGGGCCGCGTCGCCCGCCGCGGCCCGCCCGACCGTGGCGTCGCTTCGCTCCGCCACAGCCACCCGGAGCCCCGGGAGCCGGTGCGAGACCTCGGGGATCGTTCGGCCCGCGCGTCATCGAGGATGAGGGCCCCCGGCCCCGGATCCATGGTCACGGCCGGGCGGCAGTCCATCAAGCCCTCGCCGGAGAATGTCCGCGGCCTCTCGGGGGTCTCTTGCCCATGTACGGCAACCTGCCGTACAATGCCGAGGCGGAAAGGGGAGGTGCACGCATGGCCGATCGGAAGCGACGCACGGCGAGGATCGAGGCGAGGATCACTCCCGATGCCCTGGACGTCGTGAAGCGGGCCGCGGAGATCCAGGGGCGGAGCGTCAGCGAGTTCGTGGTCGCGGCCGCCCAGGATGCGGCCTCCAAGGTCGTGGAGGATACGCACCTCATCCGGCTGACGGTCGAGGAGCAGATCCGGTTCGCTGAGTTGCTGATCGATCCGCCGCCGATGTCGCCGGCCTTGAAGCGGGCGCGGAAGGACCACGCGCGCTTGACCCGGAAGCCCGGCTGATGCCCGCGCGATTCGTCATCGGGCCCCTCGGGCCCGGACACGACCGCGAGGGCT from Aquisphaera giovannonii includes these protein-coding regions:
- a CDS encoding ArsR/SmtB family transcription factor; translation: MVQYSPERLNASFAALADATRRGVLDELARGDASITALAGKFGMTLTGMKKHVGVLELAGLVTTEKVGRVRTCRIGPGRLEEEMEWIARYRRVWDARFEALDGVIDELKREEKARGRRKRK
- a CDS encoding DUF1559 family PulG-like putative transporter — its product is MRRHRRGFTLIELMVVIAIIAILIGLLLPAVQAAREAARRAHCINNLKQIGLALHNYETVVGALPMAISLRGSGTTTAFQTGWSALARILPFLDGGPLFNAANLSVSKEDPPNATVISSSVAAFICPSEVKPAPSMHDYGVAGIANYGVNQGDWFVWGGFNGPGNRSAFEANRSRRLAEFTDGLGQTLFAAEVKAYQASANCRHVTLPSVNDPLHIPGPDADPYAVAPEYDNGTCVTQNQSEFHTEWSDGNVHAAGFTTAWPPNKAVMGRAAYEGLDLDLNGRNEEDGGPTFAAINARSYHPGGVNALMGDGGVRFVKGTISGMTWRALGTRSGGEVVGADAY
- a CDS encoding SRPBCC family protein, whose product is MAAGNESDARRTTVQRKSEREVVVTRTFDAPARLVFEAWSRPELFRKWWVPRSMGMTLRSCEMDVRTGGGYRLVFGDDPANTMAFFGKYLEVVPNERIVWTNEEGGDGGSVTTVTFEERDGRTLLVLSELYPTKEALDAAGTGAQDAMHETFGQLDELLAELAAR
- a CDS encoding YybH family protein codes for the protein MGPEERAIRELHSTWIEAVNAGDLGRLLTMMADDVVFLSPGQAPAGRDGFATVLPAAHQRARIRCVSELEEVAVVGEVAYARSRDSLSVTPRAGGDAMRLAGDRLTVYRKHPDGRWLLARDAHTLTPVQSPSS
- a CDS encoding 3'(2'),5'-bisphosphate nucleotidase — protein: MTTEAQILANRRNASLSTGPKTRRGKARSRREGYGPGARSQGAAITEAGRADPRWIEERAAGFLRAAYSGASEEEKAMRKRAAELARKIGEAERAVAAYLERAGRIVEDRRRAAEAGGPGRVLELSRRLMAWEQSAAADSSDGAGRILGELEGSRAGRAWLIRTWRWIREWLGRKGRFGVMDRYRLVRALGHDPIHVARLPRVREVFAALNALDPRGGLDGEAFFARARELAAGCDPMARDSLAWREAAGTFASAEEARAFLLNLVDERVRRLEALQAASDAEPAGREALAVMAAVEGLRREVEAMGRELLRVVEDLQRMRKGGPRAVEGDAIRPAAASGPEVRSRQGEGGTAKRLRPAWRGRGRTPCRGHGGRGGGAATPRSSGASPPAAVPEPWRSRGVAAIPPRPPGGARIGAGFVPSLECRVTAPRTGAAPVWPVEKGSKAFRGGDLGVGIRSGSRDERTQARAATGGRIDGPGEGPRVHPAGPTRRGRRGRLRLRLTGAAIPTRLVNASGGGKGRGPSLPRWRLATRRAGPVESRRAMSQPFELEQAAAVAAVRRAARLCQAVRRGIRPEVLDKKDKSPVTVADFGSQALVCRALLESFPEDPVIAEEDSAELRQASNAAVLGQVVAHVRGVGGGESLVDATAEDVCGWIDRGGTAEYRDRFWTIDPIDGTKGFLRNEQYAVALALVVGGRVVVGALACPNLAVRGEGGPTGGVGVVFTAVRGGGAFAFPLDEAIAMEPVPIRVNAADDPAAMRFCESVESGHSAHGDAAAIAAKLGIAAPPIRMDSQAKYGVVARGEADVYLRMPTRADYREKIWDHAAGALVIEEAGGVVTDVAGRPLEFRHGRELSANRGVVATNGRIHDRVIRAIADLGLAPGA
- a CDS encoding type II toxin-antitoxin system TacA family antitoxin, with amino-acid sequence MADRKRRTARIEARITPDALDVVKRAAEIQGRSVSEFVVAAAQDAASKVVEDTHLIRLTVEEQIRFAELLIDPPPMSPALKRARKDHARLTRKPG
- a CDS encoding type II toxin-antitoxin system Phd/YefM family antitoxin, translated to MPSWPVQDAKARFSEFLDACVADGPQVVTRRGVETAVLVPIERWRRLQAAARPSLKQLLMTDTARTETLTPERAKPRRRPGMPLR
- a CDS encoding class IV adenylate cyclase; the protein is MSRPWPFADPEDTVVITLDRILRGASPLLLVTHDRDDGAWQFLDGEHVFEEDGVAVSLAEMVAFDPGLESLADLPAGWRAWRDRPGEPWRRAEGDLGDDPGPEAGSAGPEAEESTDPADSPDPMASRNIEIKATVPDYDAMRAAIESLEDVEGPAEVLDQEDIFYEVPGARLKLRIFHEGAGELIRYERSDVAGPKASCYEIAPTSAPATMKSILGRVLPVRGVVRKERRLYRIGPTRIHLDRVEGLGDFLELEVVLRPDQPDLEGALVAEELLTRLGIDESQLISTAYIDLIVEGGEADGG
- a CDS encoding protein-tyrosine phosphatase family protein, whose translation is MKLAIAFAILGLAMATLAAGMGARASGGRWLAFGLEAYLAACFLALSAIYAARAAGVEVERILARSRWSPLLRAVLLPYLATGVIALLVARGLGLGSPFRPVAPGLYAGRIPFPDERGRLREAGIDAVLNLCWEFPGPSGPAAGTGIATARVPILDGVPPTDAQFREALEYVERWHAAWRRVLIHCAQGHGRTSTIVAAALVRLGLAEGGDEALARVAAARPGARPSPSQKAALDRYLSGSTPDARGRPRGS
- a CDS encoding GNAT family N-acetyltransferase gives rise to the protein MDLTYQRESYPDLTPADFVDVLVRSTLAERRPVDDPGAILGMLEKADVIITARDGGRLVGISRALSDFQFCTYLSDLAVDVAYQRRGIGRELIRLTHEAAGPKTTLILLAAPKAREYYPHIGMQFHDSCWIIPRR
- a CDS encoding YncE family protein; translated protein: MMSPIAFLVVLPALLGEPRQAEAAAPTLSRTFALDDVRGPADRTGIAGRIDHMAYDPATARLFVACVANGTLEVIDLDAGTRAGTIRGLKEPQGAAVAGDSVYVTTGADGRLNRFDARTLAARGSAAVGDDADNVRLAPDGRLWASFGGGGPGGIAPFDPSTLAGGPRLGLPRMPEGFQVHASGAAIFANLPAGKRSTADGSVVGLKLPSGERLWERKLSGRAGNFPMALDPARDRVFVVSRVPARLIVLDARDGSILGEAECPPQSDDLFLDPRSGLVAVIGGGTLPSGEEPGGAGASLDLFAVDAAGRPARVGATPLPPHTRTGKLVEGRRALYVGVPMAKGRPAEVREYRLPDRPATP